A section of the Alphaproteobacteria bacterium genome encodes:
- a CDS encoding LysR family transcriptional regulator: MMNRLLSYLRLADLELFITAGHLRSLGKAASFHNLSQSAASAAILRVEAAFERPLCTHEKRQFRLTSEGATLVPKAEEWLKQFRDTIATDAPRPIRVATTHAIARAVIPAILSVESVDLNLMRPDGAYGAVLMDEADIALVLDNAPWEEVISVEVGAGSFQLYSSISETPLAPVILPENQIEVLSLMQRWEQTHKKRLEIKARIPSWSLIADICADSHEVGFLPDFLAKKAGLWPVSWQPKPSRYRILALHRPSGEIFQMRLNRFINQCREIFASS, translated from the coding sequence ATGATGAATCGTCTTTTAAGTTATTTGAGGCTTGCGGATTTAGAGTTGTTCATCACCGCAGGGCATTTGAGAAGTCTCGGCAAGGCTGCATCCTTTCACAATTTGAGCCAAAGCGCAGCAAGTGCTGCCATATTGCGCGTGGAGGCTGCCTTTGAGCGGCCCTTATGCACCCATGAAAAGCGTCAATTCCGCTTGACATCTGAAGGTGCGACTCTTGTCCCAAAAGCGGAAGAATGGTTAAAGCAATTTCGAGACACAATTGCAACGGATGCGCCCCGCCCCATTCGGGTCGCAACAACCCACGCCATTGCCCGCGCCGTCATCCCAGCCATCTTATCGGTTGAATCTGTTGATCTAAATCTCATGCGGCCTGACGGTGCCTATGGAGCTGTTCTGATGGACGAAGCTGACATTGCTCTTGTTCTCGACAATGCCCCTTGGGAAGAGGTGATTTCTGTTGAAGTGGGTGCGGGGTCCTTCCAACTTTACTCATCCATTTCTGAAACGCCCTTGGCACCTGTTATTCTACCTGAAAACCAGATTGAGGTGTTAAGCCTTATGCAGCGCTGGGAGCAAACACACAAGAAGCGCTTGGAGATTAAGGCGCGTATTCCGAGTTGGTCTCTCATTGCCGATATCTGCGCTGATTCACACGAGGTGGGATTCTTGCCAGATTTTTTAGCAAAGAAAGCGGGGCTGTGGCCCGTTTCTTGGCAACCTAAACCTTCACGATATCGTATTTTGGCTTTGCATCGTCCATCCGGAGAGATCTTCCAAATGCGCCTTAACAGATTTATCAATCAATGCCGCGAGATTTTTGCATCGAGTTGA